From a region of the Polynucleobacter corsicus genome:
- a CDS encoding DUF6282 family protein — protein MIRYTFNTILLICTAGLLGTATPLMAQVGFPPPPPKVSPAAGVIDMHVHPDPDVFGRSLTDIELAMIAKRKGMLGFVIKNHVVTTADRAALVMQQVPGIEVWGGIVLNKSVGGVNPSAVEWMHRMSGGRGKVVWLPTFDSDKHIKTLVDKNKSGLVVTANGNVTPEMEEVLKIIARENLILATGHVSAEEIMVVVKRAKELGVNNILITHGLTNIPGLSMEQAKQVAAMGAKIEICYLQFMTGPDAQYKWMTHWEKVDANTVAKAVKEIGAEHLVLSTDLGQQGMMTPPDGVENEIAAVKAAGVSQSDIDTMMKKNPAKLLGLKQ, from the coding sequence ATGATTCGTTATACATTCAATACCATTTTGCTCATCTGTACTGCGGGCTTACTAGGGACTGCTACCCCTCTAATGGCGCAAGTTGGATTCCCACCGCCACCCCCGAAAGTGAGCCCAGCTGCTGGAGTAATTGATATGCATGTGCATCCAGATCCTGATGTTTTTGGTAGATCACTGACGGACATTGAGCTTGCAATGATCGCTAAACGTAAGGGCATGCTTGGTTTTGTAATTAAAAATCACGTTGTTACTACTGCAGATAGAGCTGCACTCGTGATGCAGCAAGTTCCGGGTATTGAAGTTTGGGGCGGAATTGTCCTCAATAAATCTGTCGGGGGTGTAAATCCATCTGCAGTGGAGTGGATGCACCGTATGTCAGGCGGTCGCGGCAAAGTGGTATGGCTGCCTACCTTTGACTCCGATAAGCATATTAAGACACTAGTTGATAAAAATAAATCGGGTCTTGTAGTAACTGCTAATGGCAATGTCACGCCAGAGATGGAGGAGGTATTAAAGATCATTGCTAGAGAAAATTTGATCTTAGCAACTGGCCACGTTTCAGCAGAGGAAATTATGGTGGTGGTTAAGCGTGCAAAAGAGTTGGGGGTAAATAATATTTTAATTACCCATGGCTTAACAAATATTCCAGGGCTCAGTATGGAGCAGGCGAAGCAAGTTGCTGCGATGGGTGCAAAGATTGAGATTTGCTATTTGCAGTTTATGACTGGCCCAGATGCTCAATACAAGTGGATGACGCATTGGGAGAAGGTGGATGCCAATACTGTGGCAAAGGCAGTCAAGGAAATCGGTGCAGAGCACTTAGTATTGTCGACTGACCTAGGTCAGCAAGGGATGATGACGCCTCCTGATGGAGTTGAAAATGAGATTGCAGCTGTTAAAGCTGCTGGCGTTTCTCAGTCAGATATTGACACTATGATGAAAAAGAATCCCGCCAAGTTATTGGGGTTGAAACAGTAA
- a CDS encoding CHRD domain-containing protein, translated as MKINHVLTKVFLGLSIGVASLAVSAQSMKVNLTGAQEVPPVMTSASGVGSIVVGPDGSLSGTITTNGVEGTMAHIHEGAMGQNGPVIVPFTKTADNVWSAAAGAKLTDAQLQSLKSGNLYLNVHSAVNKPGEIRAQLKP; from the coding sequence ATGAAAATTAATCACGTTTTGACTAAAGTTTTTTTGGGATTAAGTATTGGTGTCGCTTCATTAGCCGTTTCGGCTCAATCAATGAAAGTAAATCTCACTGGAGCCCAAGAGGTTCCACCAGTAATGACTTCAGCTTCCGGGGTGGGATCAATTGTGGTTGGTCCGGATGGTTCATTATCGGGAACAATTACCACTAATGGCGTTGAAGGAACAATGGCACATATTCACGAAGGGGCAATGGGTCAAAATGGTCCTGTCATCGTGCCATTTACCAAGACTGCAGATAATGTTTGGTCTGCTGCAGCTGGCGCAAAATTAACCGACGCACAGCTTCAAAGTCTGAAGAGCGGTAATCTTTATCTCAATGTCCATAGCGCTGTAAATAAGCCTGGCGAAATCAGGGCCCAGCTTAAGCCGTAA
- a CDS encoding alpha/beta fold hydrolase, protein MSSDALFPGFQARVFEVNGIQIAGHVGGTGSPLLLLHGHPQTHAIWHKVAPELMKRHTLVMTDLRGYGDSLKPQGTSDHSNYSKREMAQDQVEVMRQLGFNRFDVLAHDRGARVAHRLAMDHAASVRSLVMLDIAPTLSMYEKTNDAFAKAYWHWFFLIQPSPLPERLIEADPAAYIRDLMGRRHAGLKPFDPRALAEYMRCIALPGAAHGMCEDYRAAADIDLIHDREDIAAGRKLEMPTMVLWGADGVVDKCFKPLQEWQAICRNVIGETLPCGHYLPEEAPEILLEKVMPFLNQDS, encoded by the coding sequence ATGTCATCAGATGCATTATTTCCTGGATTTCAGGCGCGTGTTTTTGAGGTGAACGGGATTCAAATTGCTGGCCATGTGGGTGGGACTGGCTCACCACTATTGCTGCTGCATGGACATCCCCAAACCCATGCCATTTGGCATAAGGTTGCGCCAGAGCTCATGAAGAGGCACACATTAGTCATGACGGACCTGCGGGGTTATGGCGACTCTTTAAAACCACAGGGTACAAGTGATCATAGTAATTATTCAAAGAGAGAGATGGCACAGGATCAGGTTGAGGTGATGCGCCAACTTGGATTTAATCGTTTTGATGTGCTGGCGCATGATCGGGGTGCGCGAGTCGCACATCGCTTGGCGATGGATCATGCTGCATCAGTCAGAAGCTTGGTCATGCTCGATATTGCTCCCACCCTCTCTATGTATGAAAAAACCAATGATGCATTTGCTAAAGCCTATTGGCACTGGTTCTTTTTAATACAGCCTTCGCCTCTGCCAGAGCGACTCATTGAAGCGGATCCTGCAGCTTATATTCGGGATTTAATGGGAAGGCGCCATGCTGGACTAAAGCCTTTTGATCCTAGGGCTTTAGCTGAATACATGCGCTGTATTGCCTTGCCTGGAGCAGCACATGGGATGTGCGAGGATTACCGCGCTGCAGCTGACATTGATTTGATCCATGATCGCGAAGATATTGCCGCTGGTAGGAAGCTAGAGATGCCTACGATGGTGCTGTGGGGCGCAGACGGAGTGGTTGATAAATGCTTTAAGCCCCTCCAAGAGTGGCAGGCGATTTGTCGAAATGTGATTGGTGAGACTTTGCCTTGTGGGCACTATCTTCCAGAGGAGGCTCCAGAGATTCTGCTGGAAAAAGTGATGCCATTTTTAAATCAGGATAGTTGA
- a CDS encoding demethoxyubiquinone hydroxylase family protein, giving the protein MFKMSAVIESGMAPYSKYLEQELRSDHAGETGAVYIYKGIIAIATLFKDQELICFAKEHGATEAEHLQLIEAIFEKKYRSRLLGPWRVAGWLTGAIPALFGRKTVYATIDAVETFVEQHYQDQINHLKIYGGHEQLLDLLIRCQADEIDHKNEARSKASPSLSLALRAWCAMVGSGSAAAVVLARRI; this is encoded by the coding sequence ATGTTTAAGATGAGCGCTGTGATTGAGTCTGGCATGGCTCCATACTCTAAATACCTAGAGCAAGAGCTTCGATCTGATCATGCGGGTGAAACAGGCGCTGTCTATATTTATAAAGGAATCATCGCTATTGCAACACTGTTTAAGGATCAGGAGCTCATCTGTTTTGCAAAAGAACATGGAGCTACTGAAGCTGAGCATTTGCAGTTAATAGAGGCTATCTTTGAGAAAAAGTATCGAAGCCGTTTGTTGGGGCCATGGCGGGTAGCGGGATGGCTAACAGGAGCCATACCAGCACTATTTGGCAGAAAAACGGTCTATGCCACTATTGATGCAGTTGAGACATTTGTAGAGCAGCACTACCAAGATCAGATTAATCACCTCAAAATATATGGCGGCCATGAGCAATTACTTGACCTCTTAATCCGTTGCCAAGCCGATGAAATTGATCATAAAAATGAGGCGCGATCAAAGGCCTCCCCTTCACTATCCTTAGCTCTAAGAGCATGGTGCGCTATGGTAGGTAGCGGCTCAGCGGCGGCAGTTGTGCTGGCAAGACGTATATAA
- the leuC gene encoding 3-isopropylmalate dehydratase large subunit produces the protein MSAKTLYQKLVDSHTVVKLDEENVLLFCDLHLMNEYTSPQAFSGLDEQGRGVLIPGQSISVVSHIIPTHHEMPRQITDPASSLQALNLKRNCVKHNIPLFDTNHPLQGIEHVVSPEHGMVRPGMVIICGDSHTTTYGALGALGFGIGTSEVEHVLATQTLVYRLAKNMHIKINGTLPAGTTSKDMILNIISQIGAKGAIGYVVEFSGSALINLSTEARFTLCNMAVEAGARGALIAPDKTAIDYVLARCPDITGKMKDRALAHWASLYSDKDAQFEKEYEFDTSDMAPFVTWGTSPDQAIAINAAIPTKDSIQDPINKLSLEQALRYTHLSDGQTLEGTPIDHVFIGSCTNGRIEDLRNVIAAIGDRKVAAGVRAMVVPGSGAVKAQAEQEGIADKLIAAGFEWRKPGCSMCLAMNDDILTSGTRCASTTNRNFEGRQGRGAITHLMSPAMAAAAAVTGKITDVRKLQGAANG, from the coding sequence ATGAGCGCTAAAACTCTATATCAAAAATTAGTGGATTCTCATACGGTAGTGAAGTTAGATGAGGAGAATGTGCTCCTTTTCTGCGATTTACATTTGATGAATGAATACACCAGTCCACAAGCATTTTCAGGTCTAGATGAACAAGGTCGTGGAGTACTCATTCCGGGGCAGAGCATCTCTGTTGTGAGTCACATCATCCCAACCCATCATGAAATGCCCAGACAGATTACTGATCCAGCATCTTCATTACAAGCCCTCAATCTGAAGAGAAATTGTGTAAAGCACAACATCCCCCTGTTTGACACTAATCATCCATTACAAGGCATTGAGCATGTCGTATCGCCAGAGCATGGCATGGTACGTCCGGGTATGGTGATCATTTGTGGTGATAGCCATACTACTACCTATGGAGCTTTGGGGGCTCTGGGTTTTGGTATTGGCACATCCGAAGTTGAGCATGTTCTAGCTACGCAAACTTTGGTATATCGCTTAGCTAAAAATATGCACATCAAGATCAATGGCACATTGCCAGCTGGCACCACCTCTAAAGACATGATATTGAACATCATTAGTCAGATTGGAGCTAAGGGTGCAATTGGCTATGTAGTGGAGTTCAGCGGATCCGCACTAATAAATTTAAGTACAGAGGCACGCTTTACTTTATGCAATATGGCAGTGGAGGCAGGTGCTCGAGGAGCCTTAATCGCACCAGATAAAACAGCTATTGATTACGTGCTGGCAAGATGTCCTGATATTACAGGCAAGATGAAAGACCGTGCATTAGCGCACTGGGCAAGTCTATATTCAGATAAAGATGCTCAGTTTGAAAAAGAATATGAATTTGATACAAGTGATATGGCGCCCTTTGTAACTTGGGGTACCAGTCCAGACCAAGCTATTGCCATTAACGCAGCCATCCCAACTAAGGATTCTATTCAAGATCCGATTAATAAGTTAAGTCTTGAGCAAGCATTGAGATATACCCATTTATCTGATGGTCAGACGTTGGAGGGCACACCAATTGACCATGTATTTATCGGCTCTTGCACCAACGGGCGCATTGAAGACTTGCGGAATGTGATTGCCGCAATCGGTGATCGCAAAGTAGCGGCTGGTGTTCGAGCGATGGTTGTACCTGGTTCTGGCGCCGTCAAAGCCCAGGCTGAACAAGAGGGAATTGCCGATAAGCTGATTGCCGCTGGTTTTGAATGGCGCAAGCCCGGTTGCTCTATGTGTCTTGCCATGAATGATGATATTTTAACTTCTGGCACACGCTGTGCTTCCACAACTAATCGTAACTTTGAGGGTCGTCAAGGTAGAGGTGCAATTACCCACTTGATGAGTCCTGCGATGGCAGCTGCTGCTGCAGTTACAGGCAAGATTACGGATGTGCGTAAGTTACAAGGAGCTGCAAATGGATAA
- a CDS encoding DsbA family oxidoreductase, with product MKPTIKIDYVSDVACPWCAVGLGNLNLAIAQLSDKANFEVHFRPFELNPKMPLGGQDAIEHLTEKYGLTLEQVQANQANIRAKALEAGFEFHPEGRKRVYNTFDAHRLLHWAGQEFGVEKQATLKKELLNTYFCLAVSLDDQENLIAAVTRSGLDKDRAQEVLQNNEFSKEVREEESTYTNAGISSVPSIILNDQYLLQGAQPPESFVNAFKELIQKS from the coding sequence ATGAAACCAACGATCAAAATTGATTATGTATCCGATGTTGCTTGCCCTTGGTGTGCCGTAGGCTTAGGCAATCTCAATCTGGCAATTGCCCAATTAAGTGATAAAGCAAATTTTGAGGTTCATTTTCGACCCTTTGAGCTCAACCCTAAGATGCCCTTAGGTGGTCAGGATGCCATCGAGCATCTCACCGAAAAATATGGCTTAACCTTAGAACAGGTCCAAGCCAATCAAGCAAATATAAGAGCCAAAGCTTTAGAGGCAGGATTTGAGTTTCATCCAGAGGGACGGAAAAGGGTTTACAACACATTTGACGCTCACCGTCTTTTACATTGGGCGGGACAGGAGTTTGGAGTGGAGAAGCAAGCAACCCTCAAAAAAGAATTACTCAATACTTACTTTTGCCTGGCAGTGAGTTTAGATGACCAAGAAAATTTGATAGCTGCGGTAACTCGTTCTGGCCTAGATAAAGATAGAGCTCAAGAGGTACTCCAAAATAATGAGTTTTCTAAAGAAGTTCGGGAAGAAGAATCTACCTACACAAATGCAGGTATCAGCTCCGTTCCTTCAATCATTCTGAATGATCAATATCTTTTGCAAGGAGCCCAGCCTCCCGAGTCATTCGTAAATGCATTTAAAGAGCTGATTCAAAAAAGCTAA
- a CDS encoding cupin domain-containing protein translates to MNINSDYSKRVVINHHDLPWVPSPEAGIERRMLDRVGDEVAKASSIVRYLPNSHFPMHTHEFGEEILVLDGEFSDETGDYQAGTYIMNPPGSSHAPHSKSGCTLFVKLRHLGVEQVERELVDTKSAPWHQGMVAGLHVMPLMRQGNGSTLVRWAPQTYFNPHKHYGGEEIFVVDGVFEDEHGRYPAGSWIRSPHLSLHQPFSREGCTIFVKTGHLLD, encoded by the coding sequence ATGAATATCAACTCTGATTACAGCAAGAGAGTCGTGATTAATCACCATGATTTACCTTGGGTTCCTAGCCCTGAGGCGGGTATTGAAAGACGTATGCTCGATCGTGTTGGCGATGAAGTTGCAAAGGCAAGCTCGATCGTTCGTTATTTGCCTAATTCTCATTTTCCAATGCACACTCATGAATTTGGTGAAGAGATATTGGTGCTTGATGGGGAATTTAGTGATGAAACCGGCGATTATCAGGCTGGTACCTACATCATGAATCCCCCGGGATCCTCTCATGCACCTCATAGTAAATCTGGCTGTACTCTTTTTGTGAAGCTGCGACATCTTGGAGTTGAGCAGGTGGAGCGCGAGCTCGTTGATACAAAATCAGCGCCTTGGCATCAAGGCATGGTAGCTGGTCTTCATGTAATGCCGCTCATGCGGCAGGGTAATGGCTCCACTTTGGTTCGATGGGCTCCCCAAACTTATTTCAATCCACATAAGCACTATGGTGGTGAAGAAATTTTTGTAGTGGATGGTGTGTTTGAGGATGAGCATGGACGCTATCCCGCTGGCTCATGGATTAGAAGCCCTCATCTGAGTTTGCATCAGCCCTTTAGTAGAGAGGGATGCACTATATTTGTTAAAACTGGACATTTATTAGATTGA
- a CDS encoding HNH endonuclease: MTGRIKKKLILFGLSNAPDQPSELLICPLCDRAVPKSQRDEHHLVPKSHGGRQTAVLHRICHRQIHAVLTETELARQYNTVEQLRLQADLAGFIEWVRSKPDDFFERTRKSRRLKSA, from the coding sequence ATGACCGGACGCATTAAGAAAAAACTGATTCTGTTTGGGTTGAGTAATGCACCAGATCAACCATCTGAATTACTGATTTGCCCACTTTGTGACAGAGCCGTTCCAAAATCTCAACGAGATGAGCACCATCTGGTTCCTAAGTCCCATGGGGGTCGTCAAACGGCGGTATTACATCGTATTTGCCATCGACAGATCCATGCTGTCTTGACTGAAACCGAGCTCGCGCGCCAATACAATACTGTTGAACAACTCAGGCTACAAGCTGACTTAGCAGGTTTTATTGAGTGGGTTCGCTCAAAGCCCGATGATTTTTTTGAGCGCACACGTAAAAGTCGAAGGCTAAAGTCTGCGTAG
- a CDS encoding DUF4149 domain-containing protein, translating to MFENALHTSALLTSSLLFGGMLFFSASFAAFLLKSLPLAEARALIRKAFPSFYIFVVITSLIAALLALASSLFSASILTLIALSTIPTRQILMPAINAATDAKLKQRFLVLHGLSVVITLAHIVALGFVIVDLAA from the coding sequence TTGTTTGAAAACGCTCTCCACACATCTGCTTTATTAACTTCCTCCTTACTATTTGGAGGCATGTTATTTTTTTCTGCGAGCTTTGCTGCTTTTTTACTTAAATCCTTACCGCTAGCAGAAGCACGTGCATTAATACGCAAGGCCTTCCCTTCTTTTTATATTTTTGTGGTGATCACATCACTCATTGCAGCATTACTGGCTCTAGCGAGCAGTCTATTTAGTGCCAGTATCTTGACACTCATTGCCCTATCCACTATTCCTACTCGTCAAATCTTAATGCCCGCAATTAATGCGGCTACAGATGCAAAACTAAAACAGCGTTTCTTAGTGTTGCATGGTTTATCTGTGGTTATTACTTTGGCACATATTGTCGCATTAGGATTTGTGATTGTTGATTTAGCAGCCTAA
- a CDS encoding DsbA family oxidoreductase: protein MIQIQVWADFECPYSYFQTIVLEKIQAQYQDRVEIVWRAFELSPVEVNISPSQSYLSNFEEAKLEPIVADEGLKLLRPKFLTYTWLAQESVYFANPQGLSLKLARALFDAFFLESLDISNEEVVMQIASQSGIDCQLLRQALDSGELTKHVMADEQEFKTYGFQGLPAMLIGEKDFSPKSFMPITGYKTFDELSAIIRSLNI, encoded by the coding sequence ATGATTCAGATTCAGGTCTGGGCAGATTTTGAATGTCCATACAGTTATTTTCAAACTATTGTTCTTGAAAAAATACAAGCGCAGTATCAAGATAGAGTGGAGATAGTGTGGAGAGCGTTTGAATTAAGTCCAGTAGAAGTCAATATCTCACCGTCGCAATCCTACCTAAGTAACTTCGAGGAGGCTAAGCTAGAGCCAATTGTTGCAGATGAGGGGCTAAAGCTTTTAAGGCCTAAATTTCTGACCTACACATGGCTTGCACAAGAAAGTGTTTATTTTGCCAACCCTCAGGGGCTATCGCTAAAACTAGCTAGGGCACTATTTGATGCATTCTTTTTAGAAAGTCTTGATATCAGCAATGAAGAAGTGGTGATGCAAATTGCTTCCCAGAGTGGAATTGATTGCCAACTATTAAGGCAGGCTCTTGATAGCGGTGAGCTGACTAAGCACGTCATGGCTGATGAACAAGAATTTAAGACCTATGGTTTCCAGGGCTTGCCGGCAATGTTAATCGGCGAGAAAGATTTTTCTCCCAAAAGCTTTATGCCCATCACTGGATATAAAACATTTGATGAATTATCTGCAATTATTCGAAGTCTGAATATCTAA
- the leuD gene encoding 3-isopropylmalate dehydratase small subunit, translating into MDKLSKIHGHAAALRIANFDTDQVMPKQFLRGIDKSGLAQGLFYDLRFDEYGEPKQNFFLNQAAYVGTDVLITGPNYGCGSSREHAVWGMQQFGFKAVIASSFAEIFYSNAMGNGLLLVVLPEDQVQALMKEADDKGAPISLDIDIESLTVRTLHHEFAFAMSARYRRMFLEGLDVIGLTLKYKVEIDAFAQEHWNKQPWVKDVARKTMDRLS; encoded by the coding sequence ATGGATAAGCTATCGAAAATTCATGGGCACGCCGCTGCATTGCGCATTGCTAATTTTGATACTGATCAAGTCATGCCAAAGCAGTTTTTGCGTGGTATCGATAAGTCTGGCTTAGCGCAGGGCTTATTTTATGATCTGCGTTTTGATGAGTATGGAGAGCCGAAGCAAAACTTCTTTTTGAATCAAGCTGCTTATGTAGGAACTGATGTTTTGATTACAGGCCCAAACTATGGCTGTGGCTCAAGTCGCGAGCACGCTGTTTGGGGGATGCAGCAGTTTGGATTTAAGGCGGTCATTGCTTCTAGCTTTGCGGAGATTTTCTACTCCAATGCAATGGGTAATGGTTTATTGCTTGTTGTTCTGCCTGAAGATCAAGTGCAAGCCTTAATGAAGGAGGCTGATGATAAGGGTGCGCCAATCAGTCTGGATATTGATATTGAGAGCCTCACGGTGCGCACTCTTCATCATGAGTTCGCATTTGCCATGTCAGCAAGATATCGCCGCATGTTCCTAGAAGGCTTGGATGTGATTGGCCTGACCCTAAAGTACAAGGTGGAAATCGATGCTTTTGCCCAAGAGCACTGGAATAAGCAACCTTGGGTAAAAGATGTTGCAAGAAAAACGATGGACAGGCTCAGTTGA
- a CDS encoding CaiB/BaiF CoA transferase family protein codes for MEPLAKLKVIEMGQLIAGPFAAKTLGDFGAEVIKIEPPKVGDALRKWRLLKDGTSIWWQVQSRNKRSLSLDLKQAEAQEIVRTLIKEADVLVENFRPGTLEGWGLDPEKLLELNPKLIVLRISGYGQTGPYRDKPGFGVVAEAMGGLRHLTAEPGRVPVRVGISIGDTLASLHGVIGILLALQERHQSGKGQIIDIALYEAVFNCMESLVPEHSAFGEVRQAGGSALPGIAPSNAYLCADGGYVLVAGNGDSIFKRLMNLIGRADLANDPALENNDGRVARVAELDQAIGDWAQTMTTDQALQLLDSVAVPAGKIYTVADIVSDPHYKARGNIESIQMHDGTTLDVPGVLPKLSRTPGSIKTLAPDIGENTDEILQSIGLTEAQVASLKERGIAFTK; via the coding sequence ATGGAGCCATTAGCCAAGCTAAAAGTGATTGAGATGGGCCAGTTAATCGCTGGACCATTTGCCGCTAAAACGCTGGGAGATTTTGGTGCTGAGGTCATCAAGATTGAGCCGCCGAAAGTGGGTGATGCCTTACGTAAATGGCGCTTACTCAAAGATGGTACTTCGATCTGGTGGCAGGTTCAGTCGCGCAATAAGCGCTCTCTCTCATTAGATTTAAAGCAGGCCGAAGCTCAAGAAATTGTTCGCACCTTAATTAAAGAAGCAGATGTTCTGGTCGAGAATTTTCGACCGGGCACTTTAGAAGGTTGGGGGCTGGATCCAGAGAAGTTGCTTGAGCTCAATCCCAAACTCATTGTTTTAAGAATTAGTGGTTATGGCCAAACTGGTCCTTATCGAGATAAGCCAGGATTTGGTGTGGTTGCTGAGGCGATGGGTGGCTTGCGACATTTAACTGCGGAGCCTGGAAGGGTGCCTGTTCGCGTCGGTATCAGTATTGGAGATACCTTGGCATCACTGCACGGCGTGATCGGAATTTTATTGGCACTTCAAGAGCGTCACCAGAGTGGCAAAGGCCAAATCATTGATATTGCTTTATATGAAGCGGTCTTTAATTGTATGGAAAGCTTGGTGCCTGAACACAGCGCTTTTGGAGAGGTGCGGCAAGCAGGTGGAAGTGCCCTGCCGGGCATTGCCCCGAGCAATGCCTACCTTTGTGCAGATGGTGGTTATGTATTGGTGGCTGGTAACGGCGATAGTATCTTTAAGCGCTTGATGAATCTGATTGGTCGAGCAGATCTAGCAAATGATCCAGCACTTGAAAATAATGATGGCAGGGTAGCTCGTGTTGCAGAGTTGGACCAGGCAATTGGTGATTGGGCTCAAACCATGACGACTGACCAAGCCCTGCAGCTACTCGATTCAGTAGCAGTTCCTGCAGGAAAAATATATACCGTGGCTGATATCGTCAGCGATCCCCATTACAAAGCCCGTGGCAATATCGAAAGTATTCAGATGCATGACGGGACTACATTAGACGTTCCAGGCGTGCTGCCAAAGCTCTCGCGTACCCCTGGATCAATTAAAACTCTGGCTCCGGATATTGGCGAGAATACGGATGAAATTTTACAAAGTATTGGTTTAACAGAGGCTCAGGTAGCATCCTTAAAAGAGCGCGGTATTGCCTTCACTAAATAA
- a CDS encoding lipase family protein translates to MKNVFKVFLSALFFIGLTPLYVQAAPPLPPFYEAVTKISPAGKLGQIVKQEKIKTSVQGAQAWRIAYISSDVAERKTIATGVVIAPLGAAPKEGRPILAWAHGTTGSAQSCGPSQIVDPTAPLNEYFLVDGNSWTDYGIPNVEQFIKEGYVIVATDYQGLGGGGKHQYAIAGTNGRDVINSVRAASSMKKPGAGKMAIAYGWSQGGGAILAAASLLDYQALQGTVADNLQYLGFVGLAPDDQAAMLRNPPTDELGANKLMNEFTQANVPNIFLFAHYVMGLWGTQAAYPNLKLTDILTDEGAQFVDKLASNKCVHVMADSFNYAYGDQYKSLLKPQASNSLAWVKALIDGSVKPVKPVVPVVIYWGTKDTAVPPIEHELYQKQMCAMGANIQRVQLPGEQTHFSTPGVSAPMYLAWIKDRIAGKPLANGCPVN, encoded by the coding sequence ATGAAAAATGTATTCAAAGTATTTTTATCAGCTCTATTTTTTATTGGCTTAACTCCTTTGTACGTTCAAGCAGCTCCACCACTTCCGCCTTTTTATGAAGCTGTCACAAAAATAAGCCCCGCAGGAAAGCTGGGGCAAATCGTAAAGCAAGAGAAAATTAAAACATCAGTGCAGGGCGCGCAAGCATGGCGAATTGCTTACATCTCATCTGATGTAGCTGAGCGCAAGACTATTGCCACGGGGGTCGTTATTGCCCCACTTGGAGCAGCCCCAAAAGAAGGAAGACCAATTTTGGCTTGGGCGCACGGCACTACGGGTTCGGCTCAAAGTTGTGGACCATCCCAAATTGTTGATCCAACCGCACCCTTGAATGAATATTTTTTGGTAGATGGCAACTCTTGGACCGACTACGGAATTCCAAATGTTGAGCAATTTATTAAGGAAGGCTATGTGATTGTTGCCACGGATTATCAGGGGTTGGGCGGTGGCGGTAAACATCAATATGCGATTGCGGGGACCAATGGTAGAGATGTTATTAATTCTGTAAGAGCAGCAAGCTCAATGAAAAAGCCTGGTGCTGGCAAGATGGCGATTGCTTATGGCTGGTCACAGGGTGGGGGAGCAATTCTGGCTGCTGCAAGTTTGCTCGACTATCAAGCCCTTCAAGGCACTGTCGCAGATAATCTTCAATATCTTGGGTTTGTTGGCTTGGCACCTGATGATCAAGCAGCCATGCTCCGTAACCCACCGACTGATGAGCTTGGCGCGAATAAGTTGATGAATGAATTTACTCAGGCTAATGTCCCGAACATATTTTTATTCGCTCACTATGTGATGGGTCTTTGGGGTACTCAAGCCGCATACCCAAATCTCAAGTTGACAGACATTCTGACTGATGAGGGCGCGCAGTTTGTGGATAAATTGGCTAGCAATAAGTGTGTGCATGTGATGGCCGATTCTTTTAATTACGCCTACGGAGACCAGTACAAGTCTTTATTAAAGCCTCAGGCTAGCAACTCCTTGGCCTGGGTGAAAGCGTTAATTGATGGCAGTGTTAAACCAGTTAAGCCTGTTGTGCCAGTTGTTATTTACTGGGGCACTAAGGACACTGCAGTTCCCCCAATTGAGCATGAGCTATATCAAAAGCAGATGTGCGCTATGGGCGCAAACATACAGAGAGTCCAGTTGCCAGGAGAGCAAACCCACTTTAGTACTCCCGGCGTCTCAGCTCCTATGTATCTAGCTTGGATTAAAGATCGTATTGCTGGAAAGCCATTAGCTAATGGGTGTCCAGTTAATTAG